Proteins co-encoded in one Nitratireductor kimnyeongensis genomic window:
- a CDS encoding aldolase, whose translation MNTENQLREQICLLAKSMFDRGLTGGSTGNISARTDDGGLLVSPTGTSFGRLDPATLSRFDANGAQISGKVPTKEMPLHNAFYQTRSTAGAVVHLHSCHSVALSMMPDIDADNFLPPLTPYGIMKLGKVKLLPFFLPGDPAMGEAVRGLAGKRSAVMLANHGPVVAGKDVEAACNAIEELEDTARLAMMTRGLGPRCLTDDQVSALVTKFDIEWDR comes from the coding sequence ATGAATACGGAAAACCAGTTGCGGGAGCAGATTTGCCTTCTTGCGAAATCGATGTTCGATCGCGGGCTGACCGGGGGTAGCACGGGCAATATTTCCGCCCGAACGGATGACGGTGGCCTGCTGGTCAGCCCTACGGGGACCAGTTTCGGCCGCCTCGACCCTGCCACACTCAGCCGGTTTGACGCCAATGGCGCGCAGATATCGGGCAAGGTGCCGACGAAGGAAATGCCGCTTCACAATGCGTTTTATCAAACACGCTCCACCGCGGGCGCGGTCGTGCATCTGCACTCCTGTCATTCCGTGGCGCTTTCAATGATGCCTGATATCGACGCAGATAATTTTCTTCCGCCGCTGACACCCTACGGGATCATGAAACTTGGAAAGGTGAAACTGCTTCCCTTTTTCCTGCCGGGTGATCCGGCTATGGGTGAAGCGGTGCGTGGTCTGGCGGGAAAGCGATCGGCGGTGATGCTGGCCAATCACGGGCCGGTCGTGGCCGGCAAGGACGTGGAAGCTGCCTGCAACGCCATAGAGGAGCTTGAGGATACTGCCCGTCTCGCCATGATGACACGCGGCTTGGGACCCCGTTGTTTGACCGACGATCAGGTGAGCGCTCTGGTGACCAAATTCGACATCGAGTGGGATCGATGA
- the otnK gene encoding 3-oxo-tetronate kinase encodes MAAILGCIADDFTGATDLAGLLGRSGMRVSLRIGVPSEPPRDTAPLEVIALKSRAAPLPEAIEQTRAALRWLKAAGAQRYFLKYCSTFDSTAGGNIGPAAEALMSDLGIEQTVYCPAFPENGRSVYMGNLFVGQQPLAESPMRDHPLTPMRDSNLMRLLKPQVQGAVGLVDRITVAQGEQAIRKALEALATQNIAHVVMDAIDNADLERIAGACRDMPLVTGGSALAMALPALYRSEGLISGDAAPPSAPPLARATVVLSGSCSDMTNRQVERYIRQGAPSYRIDPLEVAANGPDAVFRWLAEQELNKAPIIYATAEPAEVKHVQSKMGAVRAGALIEETLASCAVAAREAGARRFIVAGGETSGAVTQALGASQLDVGAEIAPGVPWTYCRSARYPIALALKSGNFGAEGFFTDAQTVLEGK; translated from the coding sequence ATGGCAGCCATTTTGGGATGCATTGCCGATGATTTTACCGGTGCAACAGACCTGGCGGGCTTGCTGGGCCGCAGCGGCATGCGTGTCTCGCTCAGGATTGGAGTGCCGTCCGAGCCACCCAGGGATACGGCTCCGCTTGAGGTAATTGCGTTGAAATCTCGGGCGGCTCCGCTCCCCGAGGCTATCGAGCAGACGCGGGCGGCTCTCAGGTGGTTGAAAGCGGCAGGCGCCCAACGGTATTTCCTTAAATACTGTTCCACCTTCGACAGCACCGCTGGAGGTAATATCGGGCCGGCCGCGGAAGCGTTGATGTCCGACCTCGGCATCGAACAGACGGTGTACTGCCCGGCCTTTCCCGAGAATGGACGATCCGTTTACATGGGAAACCTCTTTGTCGGGCAGCAGCCGCTGGCGGAGAGCCCCATGCGGGACCATCCCTTGACACCCATGCGAGACAGCAACCTCATGCGTCTCCTGAAACCCCAGGTGCAGGGCGCGGTGGGGCTTGTCGACCGCATCACGGTTGCCCAGGGGGAGCAAGCAATTCGAAAGGCGCTGGAAGCACTGGCGACACAAAACATCGCTCATGTGGTGATGGATGCGATCGACAACGCGGATCTTGAACGAATTGCAGGAGCCTGCCGTGACATGCCGTTGGTGACCGGCGGATCCGCCCTGGCGATGGCGTTGCCCGCGCTTTATCGTTCGGAAGGTCTGATCTCCGGGGATGCCGCACCGCCCAGTGCGCCACCTCTGGCCCGCGCGACGGTGGTGCTCTCGGGAAGCTGCTCGGACATGACGAACCGACAGGTCGAGCGATACATTCGCCAGGGCGCGCCTTCGTATCGAATTGATCCTCTTGAGGTAGCGGCGAATGGGCCGGACGCGGTATTTCGATGGCTGGCGGAACAGGAGTTGAACAAGGCACCCATCATTTACGCCACGGCCGAACCGGCCGAAGTCAAACATGTGCAATCAAAAATGGGCGCGGTCCGGGCCGGAGCCCTGATTGAGGAAACACTGGCGTCTTGTGCCGTTGCCGCGCGTGAGGCCGGCGCACGGCGCTTTATCGTTGCGGGCGGGGAGACATCGGGGGCGGTTACCCAGGCTCTGGGCGCATCGCAACTGGATGTCGGAGCGGAAATCGCGCCGGGCGTCCCATGGACCTACTGCCGGTCGGCAAGATACCCCATCGCATTGGCCTTGAAGTCGGGCAATTTCGGTGCCGAAGGGTTCTTCACCGATGCCCAAACAGTTCTGGAGGGGAAATGA